In one window of Candidatus Deferrimicrobiaceae bacterium DNA:
- a CDS encoding cytochrome P460 family protein codes for MRKIVLAASLFLGCLALALLLPPTGTSRAETAAVSPIFGIGIPDGYREWSLVAPSHRTDNKDELRSILANPVAYKALRDGTLPLPDGSVLAKLAWVREPMDEFPGAFRPGTAPRIEFMVKDSKKFVATGGWGFARFINGKPANEETHKSCFPCHEANVKGHDFVFTRFAR; via the coding sequence ATGCGAAAGATCGTTCTCGCCGCTTCGCTCTTCCTCGGTTGCCTCGCATTGGCGCTCCTCCTTCCGCCGACCGGAACATCGCGGGCGGAAACGGCCGCGGTTTCTCCGATCTTCGGGATCGGGATCCCCGACGGCTATCGCGAATGGTCGCTTGTCGCGCCTTCCCACCGGACCGACAACAAGGACGAGCTCCGGTCGATCCTGGCCAACCCGGTCGCGTACAAGGCGCTCCGGGACGGCACGCTCCCCCTCCCCGACGGATCGGTCCTGGCCAAGCTGGCCTGGGTCCGCGAACCGATGGACGAATTTCCCGGGGCTTTCCGTCCCGGAACCGCGCCGCGCATCGAGTTCATGGTCAAGGACTCGAAGAAATTCGTCGCCACCGGCGGGTGGGGATTCGCGCGCTTCATCAACGGCAAGCCGGCCAACGAAGAAACCCACAAGAGCTGCTTCCCCTGTCACGAGGCCAACGTCAAGGGTCACGACTTCGTCTTCACGAGGTTCGCCCGGTAG
- a CDS encoding glycosyltransferase family 39 protein, whose product MEGTTSAIGATGEPAVSGKALLLFFLSAAILYFAVLGTMPLMDPDEGRYAEIPREMLASGDFVTPHLNGVVYLEKPPLYYWGCAAGMAAFGQNAFGARFFGAAMALLGVVLAWWMGCVLAGPRTALYSAAVLATSLFHYIIGRLNATDMTVGVMLVLAIFPAYLYLSGKRSSRGFLYLSFAGAALAFLAKGLIGMVFPAGILVVWALVSGRPKAILKLLSPVGIAIFLAIALPWVLLVQKANPDFFRFFFIREQFQRFATEKIHHRYQPFWFFLPIVLAGLLPWLLFAGRVGRAVRAAGAGFMAREDRIFLLTWVLFVLVFFSISSSKLVTYMTPLFPPLAVLFGRGLSVWADREDGAAPVLAPLAFALLLGAGLFAAPRLAKMPMSPDEWAPVIAPSVLIVLAFGVVPLFIRRLGAHRVVLVSFALLALFLCSLNRPAGMLIGDGRSGKEFSEVLNAQLQPGDVLAQYQVYSQSVPFYTGRRNVLVDEVGELEFGMRHAADRAGWFLAPAAFDNLWRSEKRVFCIFKRDAMPLITEKYPVHRLLISSRRGILIVNR is encoded by the coding sequence ATGGAGGGCACGACAAGCGCCATCGGGGCGACAGGAGAGCCGGCCGTTTCCGGCAAGGCGCTCCTCCTCTTTTTCCTCTCGGCGGCAATCCTGTATTTCGCGGTGCTCGGCACGATGCCGTTGATGGACCCCGACGAGGGACGGTATGCCGAGATCCCGCGCGAGATGCTGGCGTCGGGCGATTTCGTCACCCCGCACCTCAACGGCGTCGTCTACCTCGAAAAGCCCCCGCTCTATTACTGGGGCTGCGCCGCCGGCATGGCCGCCTTCGGACAAAACGCGTTCGGGGCGCGATTCTTCGGGGCCGCGATGGCGCTGCTGGGCGTCGTCCTGGCGTGGTGGATGGGGTGCGTGCTCGCGGGGCCCCGCACCGCCTTGTACTCCGCCGCGGTGCTCGCGACCTCCCTTTTCCACTACATTATCGGGCGGCTCAACGCGACCGACATGACGGTGGGCGTGATGCTCGTCCTGGCGATCTTTCCCGCCTACCTGTACCTTTCCGGCAAGCGGTCGTCGCGCGGCTTCCTTTATCTGTCCTTTGCCGGGGCGGCGCTTGCCTTCCTCGCCAAGGGGCTGATCGGCATGGTCTTTCCCGCGGGCATCCTCGTCGTGTGGGCGCTCGTCTCAGGGCGGCCGAAGGCGATCCTCAAGCTGCTTTCCCCCGTCGGCATCGCCATCTTTCTCGCCATCGCGCTCCCCTGGGTGCTGCTCGTCCAGAAGGCCAACCCCGACTTCTTCCGGTTCTTCTTCATTCGGGAACAGTTCCAGCGTTTCGCGACCGAAAAGATCCATCACCGCTACCAGCCGTTCTGGTTTTTCCTCCCGATCGTTTTGGCGGGGCTGCTCCCGTGGCTTCTCTTTGCGGGCCGCGTCGGACGTGCGGTCCGGGCGGCCGGCGCCGGGTTCATGGCTCGGGAAGACCGCATCTTCCTGCTGACCTGGGTGCTGTTCGTCCTGGTATTCTTCTCCATCTCCAGCTCGAAGCTTGTGACTTACATGACTCCGCTCTTCCCCCCGCTGGCCGTGCTGTTCGGCAGGGGGCTGTCCGTTTGGGCCGACCGCGAGGACGGCGCCGCGCCGGTCCTCGCGCCGCTCGCCTTCGCGCTGCTCCTGGGAGCCGGCCTCTTCGCCGCGCCGCGGCTGGCGAAGATGCCGATGTCGCCGGACGAATGGGCACCGGTCATCGCTCCCTCCGTCCTGATCGTCCTCGCCTTCGGCGTCGTGCCGCTGTTCATTCGCCGCCTGGGGGCCCATCGCGTCGTCCTCGTCTCTTTCGCGCTGCTGGCGCTGTTCCTGTGCTCCCTCAACCGGCCCGCCGGGATGCTGATCGGCGACGGCCGTTCGGGCAAGGAATTCTCCGAGGTGCTCAACGCTCAATTACAGCCCGGGGACGTGCTGGCGCAATATCAGGTCTACAGCCAGTCGGTCCCCTTCTACACGGGGCGCCGCAACGTGCTGGTCGACGAGGTGGGCGAGCTCGAGTTCGGGATGCGGCACGCCGCCGACCGCGCCGGCTGGTTCCTCGCCCCGGCGGCCTTCGACAATCTCTGGCGCTCGGAGAAGCGGGTGTTCTGCATCTTCAAGCGGGATGCGATGCCGCTGATCACGGAAAAATACCCGGTCCACCGGTTGCTCATCAGCTCCCGGCGGGGTATCCTCATCGTCAACCGGTGA
- a CDS encoding aminotransferase class I/II-fold pyridoxal phosphate-dependent enzyme codes for MDIRTDFLPLSRPAIGPEEVEAVVSVLTSGWITSGPKAAELEDIFRRETGAPHAIAVTSATAGLHLVLTALGIGPGDEVVTPSMTFASTVNQIALRGATPVFADNDYATMQVIPEAVAEKIGPRTKAVMPVHFAGAPADMDPIAHAAAKAGVPVIEDAAHAVGTVYKGRPAGTLGDIAIFSFHPIKNITTGEGGMITCKDEALAKKIRLLRFHGIERDAWKRYGKGGNPDYDIREPGFKYNLPDILAVLGVVQMGRVRTLNARRGELSARYVAGLSGVSGIDLPGVPSYDHNNSHHLFIVKVTGLDREAFLGRLGDYNVGFGLHFPPCHLLSYVRERYGTKPGDCPGAEAAGGRLLSLPLFPDMADADADYVCAAIREILAGGNG; via the coding sequence ATGGACATTCGCACCGATTTCCTGCCGCTGTCGCGGCCTGCGATCGGGCCGGAAGAGGTCGAGGCGGTCGTTTCCGTCCTCACTTCGGGCTGGATCACCAGCGGGCCGAAGGCGGCCGAGCTCGAGGATATCTTCCGCCGGGAGACCGGCGCGCCGCACGCGATCGCCGTCACCTCGGCGACTGCCGGGCTGCACCTGGTGCTGACCGCCCTCGGAATCGGGCCCGGCGACGAGGTCGTCACGCCGTCGATGACGTTCGCCTCCACCGTCAACCAGATCGCCCTGCGCGGCGCGACGCCCGTCTTCGCCGACAACGACTACGCCACGATGCAGGTCATCCCCGAGGCGGTCGCCGAAAAGATCGGCCCGCGCACCAAGGCGGTGATGCCGGTCCACTTCGCGGGGGCGCCCGCCGACATGGACCCGATCGCCCACGCCGCGGCGAAGGCCGGCGTCCCGGTGATCGAGGACGCGGCGCACGCCGTCGGCACGGTCTACAAGGGACGCCCCGCCGGCACGCTGGGCGACATCGCGATCTTCTCCTTCCACCCGATCAAGAACATCACGACGGGCGAAGGGGGCATGATCACCTGCAAGGACGAGGCGCTGGCGAAAAAGATCCGGCTGCTCCGATTCCACGGCATCGAGCGCGACGCCTGGAAGCGGTACGGCAAGGGGGGCAACCCCGATTACGACATCCGGGAGCCGGGCTTCAAATACAACCTGCCCGATATTCTGGCAGTGCTGGGCGTGGTCCAGATGGGGCGGGTGCGCACCCTCAACGCCCGGCGCGGCGAGCTTTCGGCGCGGTATGTCGCAGGCCTTTCGGGCGTTTCCGGCATCGATCTGCCCGGCGTGCCCTCCTACGATCACAATAATTCCCACCACCTGTTCATCGTGAAAGTGACCGGCCTCGACCGCGAAGCTTTCCTCGGGCGGCTGGGCGACTACAATGTCGGGTTCGGGCTCCACTTCCCGCCGTGCCACCTGCTCTCATACGTGCGCGAGCGGTACGGCACGAAACCGGGCGACTGCCCGGGCGCCGAAGCGGCGGGCGGTCGGCTGCTCTCGCTCCCCCTGTTCCCCGACATGGCGGATGCCGACGCCGACTACGTCTGTGCGGCGATCCGCGAGATCCTGGCCGGAGGGAACGGATGA
- a CDS encoding glycosyltransferase, with protein sequence MKVSVVVPVYNEEANLPVLMDRMESALRTLGRPYEIVFVDDGSRDNSLEMMKGFTTRPGVRVVELTRNYGQHSAIMSGFSVVTGQIVITIDADLQNPPEEIPGLVRAMEEGNYEVVGTVRQMRKDSIFRTFPSRVVNAMTRKITGVRMTDWGCMLRAYRREVVDRMVESQEYSTFIPALATLYAKRMTEIPVAHAERHGGVSNYGMLKLLNLQFDLLTSFSEFPLRVLLYVGVLMAVGGVSLGVLIVILRVWLGSAWAGEGVFTLFAIMFFMMGGLFFAFGIMGQYIGRIYHEVRKRPRYTVRKIHGGA encoded by the coding sequence ATGAAGGTCTCGGTCGTCGTTCCCGTCTACAACGAGGAGGCCAACCTTCCGGTCCTGATGGACCGGATGGAATCGGCGCTCCGGACGCTGGGGCGTCCCTACGAGATCGTCTTCGTCGACGACGGCAGCCGCGACAACTCGCTCGAGATGATGAAGGGCTTCACGACGCGTCCGGGCGTGCGCGTGGTCGAGCTGACGCGCAACTACGGGCAACACTCGGCAATCATGTCGGGATTCTCGGTCGTCACCGGGCAGATCGTCATCACGATCGACGCCGATCTCCAGAACCCCCCCGAGGAGATTCCGGGTCTTGTCCGCGCGATGGAAGAGGGGAACTACGAAGTCGTGGGCACGGTCCGCCAGATGCGGAAGGACTCGATCTTCCGGACGTTCCCGTCGCGGGTCGTCAACGCGATGACCCGGAAGATCACCGGCGTCCGGATGACCGACTGGGGCTGCATGCTGCGGGCCTACCGTCGGGAAGTCGTCGATCGGATGGTCGAGAGCCAGGAATACTCGACCTTCATCCCCGCGCTGGCCACGCTCTATGCCAAGCGGATGACCGAGATTCCGGTCGCGCACGCAGAGCGGCACGGCGGCGTCTCCAACTACGGCATGCTGAAGCTGCTCAACCTCCAGTTCGACCTGCTGACCTCCTTCTCCGAGTTCCCGCTCCGGGTGCTGCTCTATGTGGGCGTTTTGATGGCGGTCGGCGGCGTGTCGCTCGGCGTCCTGATCGTCATCCTCCGGGTCTGGCTCGGCTCCGCGTGGGCAGGTGAAGGGGTGTTCACGCTGTTCGCCATCATGTTCTTCATGATGGGCGGCCTGTTCTTCGCCTTCGGCATCATGGGGCAGTACATCGGCCGCATCTACCACGAGGTGCGCAAGCGCCCCCGATACACGGTCCGCAAGATCCACGGGGGGGCATGA
- a CDS encoding formyltransferase, with translation MNPMRAVVFAYHNMGIVGLSALLRNGFEIPMVFSHADDPSENRWFGSVPDFCRERGIPVHLVEKVNEAPWPAKVREAKPDYLFSFYYRSMLKEEILSAPRLAALNLHGSLLPKFRGRAPVNWVLVKGETETGVTLHVMEIKPDAGDIVGQAAVPIAFEDTALSLFGKMEKAAGALLDDLLPKLAKGDIPRRRNLVEEGSYFGGRKPADGRIDWSAPALEIYNLVRAVTRPYPGAFAMMGGSPLLVWHATPLPAGPASGAPGTIVPLPDGTVGVSTGAGLLRLDEIEWNGKTATGAAAAGLLVDGRLT, from the coding sequence ATGAACCCCATGCGCGCGGTCGTCTTCGCTTATCACAACATGGGGATCGTCGGGCTGTCGGCGCTCCTGCGCAACGGCTTCGAGATCCCGATGGTGTTCTCGCATGCCGACGACCCGTCCGAGAACCGCTGGTTCGGCTCGGTCCCCGATTTCTGCCGCGAGCGGGGCATCCCGGTCCACCTGGTGGAAAAGGTCAACGAGGCGCCTTGGCCGGCGAAGGTGCGCGAGGCGAAGCCCGACTACCTGTTCTCCTTCTACTATCGGTCGATGCTCAAGGAAGAGATCCTGTCGGCCCCGCGGCTGGCGGCGCTCAACCTGCACGGGTCGCTGCTGCCGAAGTTCCGGGGGCGTGCGCCGGTCAACTGGGTGCTGGTCAAGGGCGAGACCGAGACCGGCGTTACGCTGCACGTCATGGAGATCAAGCCCGACGCGGGAGACATCGTGGGACAGGCGGCGGTCCCGATCGCCTTCGAGGACACGGCGCTCTCGCTGTTCGGAAAGATGGAAAAGGCCGCCGGCGCGCTGCTCGACGACCTGCTGCCGAAGCTGGCCAAGGGCGACATCCCGCGGCGGCGCAATCTCGTCGAGGAGGGCAGCTACTTCGGCGGCCGGAAGCCGGCGGACGGCCGGATCGACTGGTCGGCGCCCGCGCTCGAGATCTACAACCTGGTCCGCGCCGTGACGCGGCCCTATCCCGGCGCCTTCGCGATGATGGGCGGGTCGCCGCTGCTCGTATGGCACGCCACGCCGCTTCCGGCGGGGCCCGCAAGCGGCGCGCCGGGGACGATCGTGCCCCTGCCCGACGGCACGGTCGGCGTGTCGACGGGCGCCGGCCTGCTTCGGCTCGACGAAATCGAATGGAACGGAAAAACAGCGACGGGGGCGGCCGCGGCCGGACTCCTCGTCGACGGGAGGCTTACATGA
- a CDS encoding bifunctional UDP-4-keto-pentose/UDP-xylose synthase: MKVLILGVNGFIGHHLTARILKETDWHIYGMDLSAERLGKLADHPRFDFVEGDILINKEWIEYHIKKCDVLLPLVAIATPKVYVERPLSVFELDFEANLRLIRQAAHYGKRVIFPSTSEVYGMCGDAEFDEHESHLVLGPIAKERWIYSCSKQLLDRVIWAYGRQGLDFTLFRPFNWLGPRLDSLETAKEGSSRVVTQFIAELYLGEPIRLVDGGAQRRCFTYVDDGISGLMKILDNHDGNATKQIFNLGNPKNDCSIKELAHLLRDLYAKHPLSKGKKIPPIVEVNSKQFYGEGYQDIQTRTPSIKRAQELLGWTPKVGLKDAMKKTMDAFLEEAAASEKKAPKKASAPKKK; the protein is encoded by the coding sequence ATGAAGGTTCTGATTCTCGGCGTCAACGGCTTCATCGGTCATCACCTGACCGCGCGCATCCTCAAGGAGACCGACTGGCACATCTACGGGATGGACCTTTCGGCCGAGCGGCTCGGCAAGCTGGCCGATCACCCGCGCTTCGACTTCGTCGAGGGCGACATCCTGATCAACAAGGAATGGATCGAGTACCACATCAAGAAGTGCGACGTCCTGCTGCCGCTCGTCGCGATCGCCACGCCGAAGGTCTACGTCGAGCGGCCGCTGTCGGTGTTCGAGCTCGACTTCGAGGCGAACCTGCGGCTCATCCGGCAGGCGGCGCACTACGGAAAGCGCGTGATCTTCCCCTCCACCTCCGAGGTCTACGGGATGTGCGGCGACGCCGAGTTCGACGAGCACGAGTCGCATCTGGTGCTCGGCCCCATCGCGAAAGAGCGCTGGATCTATTCCTGCAGCAAGCAGCTGCTCGACCGCGTCATCTGGGCCTACGGCCGGCAGGGGCTCGACTTCACGCTGTTCCGCCCGTTCAACTGGCTCGGACCGCGGCTCGATTCGCTCGAGACTGCGAAGGAAGGCAGCTCCCGCGTCGTCACGCAGTTCATCGCCGAGCTGTACCTGGGCGAGCCGATCCGGTTGGTCGACGGCGGGGCGCAGCGCCGCTGCTTCACTTACGTCGACGACGGCATCTCCGGGCTGATGAAGATCCTCGACAACCACGACGGCAACGCCACGAAGCAGATCTTCAACCTCGGCAACCCGAAGAACGACTGCTCGATCAAGGAGCTGGCGCACCTGCTGCGCGACCTCTACGCGAAGCACCCGCTGTCGAAGGGCAAGAAGATTCCGCCGATCGTCGAGGTCAACTCGAAGCAGTTCTACGGCGAGGGGTACCAGGACATCCAGACGCGCACCCCGTCGATCAAGCGCGCCCAGGAGCTGCTCGGCTGGACGCCGAAGGTGGGTCTCAAGGACGCGATGAAGAAGACGATGGATGCCTTCCTCGAGGAGGCCGCCGCGTCCGAAAAGAAGGCGCCGAAGAAGGCTTCAGCTCCGAAGAAGAAGTAG
- a CDS encoding multicopper oxidase domain-containing protein — protein MSTTRRIRRSFRWSISLAALLVAASTALAFNQTPSTIPLFGTDLRGVGPGGIPVAAPDPWPATVTGVTHYTIDIKKFSDQVAPLSSGLGPTTFFGYDPVNPLGGGIQPQKHLGGIIVGEKGVPIQITFKNFLGTSSGKHILPNDLTIMGADQGNFRSSTHLHGGLVPWISDGGPMAWFDPVGKSGVSFLNNMVLNPFALPGEAEYLYPLNQSARFLWYHDHAFGTTRLNAYSGVASALIIRDNFERGLQAKGLPPFIENSVLGGTAVRELPLVVQDKIFVGPNNAVLDPTWATIVDNDAWKPGSLWYAHVYERNRWKLAGNANGGNLKNTAPPDPSVIPEFFGDTMLVNGTTFPKAAVEPRRYRLRFLNACQARFLNLQFFVADGSANGITLNPATGVPTNAPFAPKLYTTSAATPNVLQIGTEGGFLAKPVSIPTNAPFNPVTMAGSLIVSPAERPDLLVDFNGYEGKSIILYNDAAAPFPMGDPRNDYFPGWNVKGNPVNGLTPNGFGPNTRVLMRFDVGPTVTGVLDTSLTLTTATDLRAGNDPFLVPAGSTALPAGVFVRPLTLNETYDANGRLIQMLGTNVAPLSPSAGFGRGYLDNATEVVKAGTTEVWEIYNTTADVHPMHFHLVNVQLLNRQPFQVSSLFSNGTPNFTGPVTPPDPNEIGWKETLHMFPGTVTRIIMKFDVPPIVTSGGAVIPTPVSPRTGGFEYVWHCHILEHEEHDMMRPMVVTP, from the coding sequence ATGTCGACGACAAGACGCATTCGCCGCTCGTTCCGTTGGTCCATTTCCCTGGCTGCGCTGCTTGTCGCCGCCTCGACCGCCCTGGCCTTCAACCAGACGCCTTCGACCATTCCGCTGTTCGGGACCGACCTCCGCGGGGTGGGTCCCGGCGGTATCCCGGTCGCCGCGCCCGACCCGTGGCCCGCCACGGTGACGGGCGTCACCCACTACACCATCGACATCAAGAAGTTCTCCGACCAGGTCGCGCCGCTGTCCAGCGGTCTTGGGCCGACGACCTTCTTCGGCTACGACCCGGTCAATCCGCTCGGGGGCGGCATCCAGCCCCAGAAGCATCTGGGCGGGATCATCGTCGGCGAAAAAGGGGTGCCGATCCAGATCACCTTCAAGAACTTCCTCGGAACCTCGTCCGGCAAGCACATCCTGCCGAACGACCTGACGATCATGGGCGCCGACCAGGGCAACTTCCGCAGCTCGACACACCTGCACGGGGGGTTGGTCCCATGGATCAGCGACGGGGGGCCGATGGCCTGGTTCGACCCGGTCGGCAAGTCGGGCGTGAGCTTCCTGAACAACATGGTGCTCAATCCCTTCGCGCTTCCCGGCGAGGCCGAGTACCTCTACCCGCTGAACCAGAGCGCCCGGTTCCTTTGGTATCACGACCATGCCTTCGGCACGACCCGCCTCAACGCCTATTCCGGGGTCGCCAGCGCCCTGATCATCCGCGACAACTTCGAGCGGGGACTCCAGGCCAAGGGACTTCCTCCGTTCATCGAGAACAGCGTGCTCGGCGGCACGGCGGTCCGCGAGCTGCCGCTCGTCGTCCAGGACAAGATCTTCGTCGGCCCGAACAATGCGGTGCTCGACCCGACCTGGGCCACCATCGTCGACAACGATGCCTGGAAGCCCGGAAGCCTCTGGTACGCGCACGTCTACGAGCGCAATCGGTGGAAGCTCGCGGGCAACGCGAACGGCGGCAACCTCAAGAACACGGCGCCGCCCGATCCCTCCGTCATCCCCGAGTTCTTCGGCGACACGATGCTGGTCAACGGCACGACTTTCCCGAAGGCCGCCGTCGAGCCCAGACGCTATCGGCTCCGCTTCCTCAACGCCTGCCAGGCGCGATTCCTCAACCTGCAGTTCTTCGTGGCGGACGGCAGCGCCAACGGGATCACGCTGAACCCGGCGACGGGCGTCCCGACAAACGCGCCCTTCGCCCCCAAGCTTTACACGACGTCCGCCGCGACGCCGAACGTCCTCCAGATCGGGACCGAAGGCGGATTCCTGGCGAAGCCCGTCTCGATTCCGACAAACGCCCCGTTCAACCCGGTCACCATGGCCGGCTCCCTGATCGTCTCCCCCGCCGAGCGGCCCGACCTCCTCGTCGACTTCAACGGGTATGAAGGGAAAAGCATCATCCTCTACAACGATGCCGCGGCGCCGTTCCCGATGGGCGACCCGCGCAACGACTACTTCCCGGGATGGAACGTGAAGGGCAATCCCGTCAACGGGCTGACGCCGAACGGCTTCGGACCCAACACCCGCGTTCTGATGCGGTTCGACGTGGGGCCGACGGTGACGGGCGTGCTCGACACCTCGCTGACGCTCACGACGGCCACCGACCTGCGGGCCGGCAACGATCCGTTCCTGGTTCCCGCCGGCTCGACCGCGCTTCCCGCGGGCGTGTTCGTCCGTCCCCTCACGCTGAACGAGACGTACGACGCCAACGGGCGCCTGATCCAGATGCTGGGTACCAACGTCGCTCCATTGTCGCCGAGCGCGGGCTTCGGCCGGGGCTACCTTGATAACGCGACCGAAGTCGTGAAGGCGGGCACGACCGAAGTGTGGGAGATCTACAACACGACGGCCGACGTCCACCCGATGCACTTCCACCTGGTCAACGTCCAGCTCCTCAACCGCCAGCCGTTCCAGGTGAGCAGCCTCTTCTCGAACGGAACCCCGAACTTCACCGGGCCGGTCACGCCTCCGGACCCGAACGAGATCGGCTGGAAGGAAACTCTCCACATGTTCCCCGGCACGGTCACGCGCATCATCATGAAGTTCGACGTCCCTCCGATCGTGACCTCGGGCGGCGCCGTGATTCCGACGCCGGTCAGCCCGCGGACGGGTGGGTTCGAATACGTGTGGCACTGCCACATCCTCGAGCACGAGGAGCACGACATGATGCGGCCGATGGTCGTCACCCCCTGA
- a CDS encoding polysaccharide deacetylase family protein → MGGERILGLKVDVDTRRGMEDGVPSLLATLAEFRVPAAFFLSFGPDNSGKAIYAMLRSPRFLMKMLRTNAPGLYGWRTALYGTLLPAPLIGAALPDLCRRIEAEGHEAEFHGWDHRTWQDALPRKKAAWVRDWFDRGVESYAKCLGHAPRAFGAPSWLLSEAAVAAIAGYEWDYLSVTRAKAPFILAGTGLVELPSDLPCLEEVGGPAGVPRILEALSGGGVHVLPVHAEAEGGIWRAPFREILRGAADLGYRVAPLSEIAGLCWKEELPERPFRLERLPGRAFPCAV, encoded by the coding sequence ATGGGCGGAGAACGAATCCTGGGGCTGAAGGTCGACGTCGACACGCGGCGGGGGATGGAAGACGGCGTGCCGTCGCTGCTTGCGACGCTGGCCGAGTTCCGCGTGCCGGCGGCGTTCTTTCTTTCGTTCGGCCCCGACAACTCGGGGAAGGCGATCTACGCGATGCTGCGGTCGCCCCGCTTCCTGATGAAGATGCTGCGGACCAACGCGCCGGGGCTCTACGGGTGGCGCACGGCGCTCTATGGCACGCTGCTTCCCGCGCCGCTGATCGGGGCGGCGCTTCCCGACCTGTGCCGGCGAATCGAGGCCGAGGGGCACGAGGCCGAGTTCCACGGGTGGGATCACCGGACGTGGCAGGATGCGCTTCCGCGCAAGAAGGCGGCGTGGGTGCGCGACTGGTTCGACCGGGGCGTCGAAAGCTATGCGAAATGCCTGGGGCACGCGCCGCGCGCGTTCGGAGCTCCGTCGTGGCTGCTTTCCGAGGCGGCGGTGGCTGCGATCGCCGGTTACGAGTGGGACTACCTCAGCGTCACCCGGGCCAAGGCGCCGTTCATCCTCGCGGGCACGGGGCTTGTCGAGTTGCCGTCCGACCTGCCCTGCCTCGAGGAGGTGGGCGGCCCGGCGGGCGTTCCCCGAATCCTCGAGGCGCTTTCGGGCGGCGGCGTCCACGTGTTGCCGGTCCACGCGGAGGCCGAGGGGGGCATCTGGCGGGCGCCGTTCCGCGAGATCCTTCGGGGTGCCGCCGATCTGGGCTACCGCGTCGCGCCGCTGTCCGAGATCGCGGGGCTTTGCTGGAAAGAAGAGCTTCCCGAGCGCCCCTTCCGCCTCGAAAGACTGCCCGGTCGTGCCTTCCCGTGCGCCGTTTAG
- a CDS encoding nitronate monooxygenase family protein, whose amino-acid sequence MKLPELKIGKFTAKVPIIQGGMSIRVSTSSLAAAVAECGGIGTIGGVGVPIDELKADIRRAKEMTKGIIAVNIMFAVRNFMDTVVASIEAGVDMIATGAGFSRDIFKVGKDAGVPIISIVSSPEFGKLAERCGADAIVVEAKEAGGHLGTDRALRDLFPEVRKVVKKVPLIAAGGISTGGDIAEMLGKFGADGVQMATRFVLTKECDVSDAFKQTYLNAKKEDIVLIHSPVGMPGRAIRNKFVDRLLHGERFSDNCGDACLKNCGHEFCIADRLNFARIGQIDEGLVFSGENVWTLKDIPTVRELFDRLVSEAEGAYHPEPAIS is encoded by the coding sequence TTGAAACTTCCGGAATTGAAGATCGGCAAATTCACCGCGAAGGTCCCGATCATCCAGGGCGGGATGTCCATTCGCGTCTCCACCTCCTCGCTGGCGGCCGCGGTCGCCGAATGCGGCGGTATCGGCACCATCGGCGGCGTCGGCGTCCCGATCGACGAGCTCAAGGCCGACATCCGTCGCGCGAAAGAGATGACCAAGGGAATCATCGCGGTCAACATCATGTTCGCAGTCCGCAATTTCATGGATACCGTGGTGGCGTCCATCGAGGCGGGCGTCGACATGATCGCCACCGGCGCCGGCTTCTCCCGCGACATCTTCAAGGTCGGCAAGGACGCGGGTGTGCCCATCATCTCGATCGTATCCTCCCCCGAATTCGGCAAGCTTGCCGAGCGCTGCGGCGCCGACGCGATCGTCGTCGAGGCCAAGGAAGCCGGCGGACACCTGGGCACCGACCGGGCGCTGCGCGACCTGTTCCCCGAGGTACGCAAGGTCGTCAAGAAGGTGCCGCTGATCGCCGCAGGGGGCATCTCCACGGGCGGGGATATCGCCGAGATGCTCGGTAAGTTCGGCGCCGACGGCGTGCAGATGGCGACCCGCTTCGTGCTTACGAAGGAATGCGACGTCTCCGACGCCTTCAAGCAGACCTACCTCAACGCGAAGAAGGAAGACATCGTGCTGATCCATTCGCCCGTGGGCATGCCCGGGCGTGCGATCCGCAACAAATTCGTCGATCGGCTGCTGCACGGCGAGAGGTTTTCGGACAACTGCGGCGACGCCTGCCTGAAGAACTGCGGCCATGAGTTCTGCATCGCCGACCGTCTCAACTTTGCCCGCATCGGGCAGATCGACGAGGGACTGGTCTTTTCGGGCGAGAACGTGTGGACGCTGAAAGACATCCCGACGGTCCGCGAGCTGTTCGATCGCCTGGTTTCCGAGGCCGAAGGGGCCTACCACCCCGAACCCGCGATTTCCTGA